The following is a genomic window from Luteolibacter yonseiensis.
CTCCCAGCCTCTTCCATGTCCTACCTCGTCACCATCGGCCTCGAAGTCCACAGCCAGGTCAAGACCCAGACCAAGATGTTCTGCGCCTGCCGCACCTCCTTCGGCGACACGCCGAACACGAACACCTGCCCCGTCTGCCTCGGCATGCCCGGCGCGCTTCCCGTCCTGAACCGCGAGGCCATCGAGAAAACCCTGCTCACCGGCCTCATGATCGGCTGCGGATCGCCGGAAATCTCCAAATGGGACCGGAAAAACTACTTCTACCCGGACATGCCGAAAAACTACCAGACCACGCAGATGGACCTTCCCCTCTGCATCGGTGGCGGCGTCCCGCTCTACGACCACTGCTACCCCACCGACGCCCGCAAGAGCATCACCACCGCGAACAAGGTCGTCCGCCTCAACCGCATCCACCTTGAGGAGGACGTCGCGAAATCCACCCACCTCGGGAACTCCTCGCTCATCGACTTCAACCGCGCCGGCACCCCCCTCATGGAGATCGTCACCGAGCCGGACCTCGAATCCGCGGAAGAAGCCTTCGCCTACGTCCGCTCGCTCCAGATGATCCTCCAGCAGGGCGGTGTTTCCGACGCGGACATGGAAAAAGGCCAGCTCCGCTGCGATGTGAACATCTCCCTCCGCAAGAACGCCTCCGACCCGCTCGGCCAGAAGGTGGAGCTGAAAAACCTCAACTCCATCTCCGCCATCCGCCGCGCCATCCATTTCGAGATCCAGCGCCAGACCGAGGAGCTCGACCGCGGCATCCCGCAGATCCAGTCCACCCGCCGCTGGGACGACGACCGGGGCGAGACCCAGATGATGCGGACCAAGGAGGACGCGCACGACTACCGCTACTTCTCCTGCCCGGACCTCCTGCCCATCGAGACCGCGCCGCTGCTCGCGAAAGTCCGCCCGCTCGTCCCCGAGCTGCCGCACGAACTCGCCGCCCGCTTCGAGAAAGACCTCGGCGTCACCGCCTACGACGCCTCCGTGCTCTCCTCGGACAAACACCTCGCCCGATACTTCGAGGCCGTCACCGACGCCGCCATCCCCGGCAAAAAAGTCGCGAATTTCATCATCAACAACCTGCTCGGGACCCTCAACGAGCGCGCGCTCGGCATCGACGAATGCCCCGTCGCCCCGGAAAAACTCCGCGCCCTGCTCGTCCTCATGGAAAACGGCACCCTCGCCGCGAACCAGGCCAAGGAAGTCTTCACCGTCCTCTTCGACGCCCCGGAAAAAGACCCCGCCGCCATCGCCGACAGCCTCGGCTTCAAGCCCGCCGCCGCCGGCGAGCTTGAAGGCCTCGTGGACCAGGCCATCGCCAACAACCCCGCCGAAGTCGAAGCCGTCAAAGCCGGAAACGAAAAACTCCTCAACTTCCTCACCGGCCAGGTCATGAAACTCGCCACCACCAAGCCGAACCCGAAACAGGTCACCGAGCTCCTCAGGGCCCGTCTCCTCTGACCGGAGCCCCACCGGGACCGCGGAATTCATTCCGCGCGAAACCCTCGGAGCTGCCGGCCCAACCATTCGGAAAGCCCCCACCGCGACTTCCGAAGGGATGGCCTCACGTTTCAAAAACCGCAGAATCCCGGTGTTCCCCTACATCGATCTGATCTGGGTGGACGACTCCACATTTGCGAAAATGGCGGAAGCGGATCCGGCCGATGCCCGCAAGGAAAGAGTCCCAGTCATCAATTTCCGGGCGCTGCTCGCCATGAAGCTTTACGCACTGAAAGACGGACAAACCCGCCAGCACAAAGATCTGCTCGATATCCGCGCCCTTCTGAGCTACGGTTATCTCAAGATTCCCGACGAAGAGTTCAAGGTCCTCTGCGAACGTTACTCCGGTCCGCTGGCTTACGACCAAATCAAATCAAACTCATGAACGCTCTCGATCTGGAGTTCGGTGACTTTTCCGACCATCCGCCACCACCACAGGTGACGCTGGACATTTACGAAAAGTGGGTCTTCGAATTTCTTGCCAGCGGCATGCGCCGTCCCATGACCGACGAGGAACTCCTCGCCGATTTCATGCGCAACGAAGGACGCCAGACCGAGGAGTGGCCGGACTTCGGCGCACACTGAGTTCCGTGGAACCGTGATCCGGCCACCGGCGTCATCGCTTGGGCCGGCTCAGAATCTGGCGGTGAATTGAGACCGGATTCTGATCCACCACAGCGCGGACGGCATCCAGAGAACCAGTCCTCCCGTTAGATAAACTCCGGAGAACACCACTTGCAGGTGGGTTTGCGAGGCGATCATCGCCCCGAAAAAGAACTGGCAGAAAAACCCGGCGAACAGGAAAAGGAAAACCCAGCCGAAATACCACATCCAGACGGGTTTGCGCATCAGGCCGTAACAAAGGATTCCGCAAATAAGGGAGAAGGCGAGCAGGTATGGTCCCATGAAGTCAGGCGGCTTTTTGCAGAGGATTTCATATCACCTCCCCTCAGGATGAAACATAAAAAACCGGCCTTTTCCCGTCACCGTTCCAGTGCCCGCGCGGGTGGCGAGCCTCCTCTGTTAGCACTGGTTCGCGAAATCGGATTTTGATCCAACTAATTTATTTCGAATGGAATCCCTTCTGATAAGGCATTGGAGTCGTCCAAGCCGGAGTAATGTTTCACGAAGAGGAAAAATCCCAAGCGGCGTGACGCTGACGCGCAAGGCTGACGCGTGACACCGGCCCATCCCGCCGCACTCCATGGAGCGGCGATACGTGATCGCCCCTCTCCTGCAGGCCGTGACGACGCAACATCCATGGTGTAGTGACACCCTCCTGGCCCTTCCCTCCCCACATCTCCTCCGCGCTCTTCGCGTTCTCCGCGTTTCGATCCATCAAACAACCCAAGCCCGGCCCACCTCTGATGACTGGTCACTCCGCACCTCTTCCTTTGCGACCCTTCGCGACCTTTGCGCCTTGGCGGTGAATCTCAAACCCAAGCCAACCCGCCATCAAAGCACCCCGAACCTCCGCTCCAGGATCTCCCGGCGGAAGTTGAAGATCGATTCCAGCTTCCTCCTCACGAACACCGCGTGCGCGATGGCTCCGAACGGGCCGAAGCCGAGGCCGTAGTGGACAAGGTCCCGCATCAGCACACCGCCGGGGACGTCCTCGAAGGTGTGGCGGTGGTGCCAGAGTTTGTAGGGACCGAAGCGTTGCTCATCGACGAAGGAGTTTCCCCAGTCCACGGACTTGATCTCGGTCACCCAGCCCACCCGCACCAGCGGCAGGATCTTCATCCGGTAGGAAATGATCTGGCCGTCATACATCCGCTCGCCCGGCTGGCTGAGGATCTCGAACCCGATCTCCTTCGGTGTGATCGCGTCCAGATTCCGGGGCGTCGAGAAAAACTCCCATGCCTCCTCTCGGGAAATCGGCAGGCGTTGTTCTTGCTGGAGCTGGTGGACGGTCATGCGCTTGTTAGGGAAGTAACAGCGATGGAGAGCGGGCCGCAAGCCCCGGCGTCAGCAAACAGAAACCAATGTGGCTTTTCGGAATACCGTCGCAGCCGGAGATATCTGAAATGCCTCGTCGAACCGGTTTTTTTCAGCCGCAAAGGCCAAAAAACCGATCGGGCGGGCAAGAACTCCGCCTCCTTCGCATATCAACACCCGCAGGACACTTGATGAAAGTGCGTGACCCTGTGGATGCGCCCGGAGCTCCGGTCGTTTCGCGCGGGATGAATCCCGCGCTCCCGGTGTGGCGGAATGATCCGCCCTTGGGATCAATCCTCCTCGAACTTGCGGGTGATGAGATCACCGATCGCTTCGAGAGCGGCTTCCTCGTCCGAGCCGTCGGCACTGACGGAGATGATGGAACCGTGGCCGGCCGCGAGCATCATGAGACCCATGATGCTTTTGCCATCCACTTCCTCGCCATCCTTCTCGACGAAGATGTCCGCTTGGAAACGGTTGGCCGTTTTGACGAATTGCGCGGCGGGGCGAGCGTGGATGCCGAGCTTGTTAAGGATGGTGAAGTCTTTTTTGGCCATGTGTGAAGGCTTGCGCGGGGGGAATGTAGAAAGTGAATCGGATCGCTCCAAGGCAAAAATTTAGGGAAGAATTTCCGATTTTAAAGAAACCGGGAACTAAAAAGCCGCACCATTTTCACGGAGCGGCTTTTTGAAGGAGTGAATTCCCCTGTTTGAAATCAAGGAAGCAGGTTGATCGCGCGGGACTGCTTGATCGCGTTGTTGATCTTGCGGTGCAGCTTGGCGGAGACTCCGGTGACGCGGCGTGGAAGAATCTTGCCGGTTTCGGTGGTGAACTTGGTGAGAAGCTCCGGATTGGTCGAAACGACCTGATCCGCAGGGATGTCATGACGGCGGCGCGTCATTTTACGGTTCGCCTTACGGAAGTTGATTCGGCGCTGGATTGTTTTTGGCTCGGACATGGGAGTGGAGGCGCGTGTTAGCGGAGTTCGCGGTGAAGGGTGCGGCGCTTGAGGAAGTGGTTGAATTTCACTTTCTCGAGACGACCCGGCGTGCGGAGGCTCTTTTTGTTACGCGTGGTGACGTAACGTGAAGTCGGCTTGCCCTCGGCTTTCGCTTCGGTGCATTCTAGAATGATGATCTCGCGTGGCATGACTTTGGGGGCGGGAGGATGCTTTAATCGTCGTCTTCGTCAAGAGAAACTGTTTCAGAATCTTCCTCATCGACATATTTTCCTCCGCTGAAGCCCACTTCGTTGGACGGACGGAAGCGGCGGTTGCCGTATTCCTTCTCCCATTGGGCCTGGCATTCGACCGTCAGGCGGGCGAACGGGATGGCTTCGAGGCGGGCTTGTGGAATCTTGCGGGACGAGATTTCGCAGATGCCGTAGGTGCCGGACTGGATGCGGCGGAGGGCTTGCTCGATCTCGTAGAGGGCGTCCTGCTCCTTGGCGAGGACGGAAAGCGCGAAGTCGCGGTCGTAGGCGTCGCTGCCTGCGTCGCCCTGGTGCTGGCCGCTGCCGGAGGCTTCGGAACCCTCGGGGGCGTTGCGGATGGTGTCGCGGGCCATGCCGGAGACGGCGTCCACGAGGTCGTCGCG
Proteins encoded in this region:
- the gatB gene encoding Asp-tRNA(Asn)/Glu-tRNA(Gln) amidotransferase subunit GatB — protein: MSYLVTIGLEVHSQVKTQTKMFCACRTSFGDTPNTNTCPVCLGMPGALPVLNREAIEKTLLTGLMIGCGSPEISKWDRKNYFYPDMPKNYQTTQMDLPLCIGGGVPLYDHCYPTDARKSITTANKVVRLNRIHLEEDVAKSTHLGNSSLIDFNRAGTPLMEIVTEPDLESAEEAFAYVRSLQMILQQGGVSDADMEKGQLRCDVNISLRKNASDPLGQKVELKNLNSISAIRRAIHFEIQRQTEELDRGIPQIQSTRRWDDDRGETQMMRTKEDAHDYRYFSCPDLLPIETAPLLAKVRPLVPELPHELAARFEKDLGVTAYDASVLSSDKHLARYFEAVTDAAIPGKKVANFIINNLLGTLNERALGIDECPVAPEKLRALLVLMENGTLAANQAKEVFTVLFDAPEKDPAAIADSLGFKPAAAGELEGLVDQAIANNPAEVEAVKAGNEKLLNFLTGQVMKLATTKPNPKQVTELLRARLL
- a CDS encoding nucleotidyl transferase AbiEii/AbiGii toxin family protein, with amino-acid sequence MASRFKNRRIPVFPYIDLIWVDDSTFAKMAEADPADARKERVPVINFRALLAMKLYALKDGQTRQHKDLLDIRALLSYGYLKIPDEEFKVLCERYSGPLAYDQIKSNS
- a CDS encoding SRPBCC family protein, which encodes MTVHQLQQEQRLPISREEAWEFFSTPRNLDAITPKEIGFEILSQPGERMYDGQIISYRMKILPLVRVGWVTEIKSVDWGNSFVDEQRFGPYKLWHHRHTFEDVPGGVLMRDLVHYGLGFGPFGAIAHAVFVRRKLESIFNFRREILERRFGVL
- a CDS encoding HPr family phosphocarrier protein, which gives rise to MAKKDFTILNKLGIHARPAAQFVKTANRFQADIFVEKDGEEVDGKSIMGLMMLAAGHGSIISVSADGSDEEAALEAIGDLITRKFEED
- the rpsR gene encoding 30S ribosomal protein S18: MSEPKTIQRRINFRKANRKMTRRRHDIPADQVVSTNPELLTKFTTETGKILPRRVTGVSAKLHRKINNAIKQSRAINLLP
- the rpmG gene encoding 50S ribosomal protein L33: MPREIIILECTEAKAEGKPTSRYVTTRNKKSLRTPGRLEKVKFNHFLKRRTLHRELR